One stretch of Armigeres subalbatus isolate Guangzhou_Male chromosome 2, GZ_Asu_2, whole genome shotgun sequence DNA includes these proteins:
- the LOC134213979 gene encoding brachyurin-like produces the protein MKTFLFFIGLLALASAEWIEIDWSQVRPIEEFDHYWARLPAELQYLRQPVPGRRITNGQQATPGQFPYQIALLSTFAAGTGLCGGSVLTNNFILTAAHCVQNASGGTAIMGAHNRVLTEATQQRIAFSAAGINIHPGYTLTNIRNDIATVRLNSAITFNDRVVPARLPVASDSRTFGGWTGTVSGFGRTSDASTATSAVVMFTSNPILTQADCLARWGGNTNLIQAQNICLSGDGGRSSCNGDSGGPLTVQDSGSLQVGIVSFGSDAGCSVGMPSVYVRVSHFRDWIISNSDL, from the coding sequence ATGAAAACTTTCCTGTTCTTCATTGGTTTGCTGGCTCTAGCCAGTGCCGAGTGGATCGAAATCGATTGGTCCCAGGTGCGTCCAATTGAGGAATTCGATCACTATTGGGCCCGTCTGCCAGCCGAACTGCAATACTTGCGGCAACCAGTTCCGGGACGCCGCATCACCAACGGACAACAAGCTACCCCTGGACAGTTCCCGTATCAGATTGCTCTGCTCAGCACCTTTGCCGCTGGAACTGGTTTGTGTGGTGGATCCGTTTTGACCAACAATTTCATCCTGACTGCTGCCCATTGCGTCCAAAATGCTTCAGGAGGTACCGCCATCATGGGCGCGCATAACCGCGTTCTGACCGAAGCTACTCAACAACGCATTGCGTTCTCTGCGGCTGGAATCAACATTCATCCGGGATATACATTGACCAACATTCGTAATGATATTGCCACTGTTCGCCTAAACAGTGCCATCACCTTTAACGACCGTGTAGTCCCGGCTCGCTTACCTGTTGCGAGTGACAGTCGCACCTTTGGCGGTTGGACCGGCACCGTATCTGGATTTGGACGCACTTCCGATGCCAGCACTGCAACGTCCGCTGTAGTTATGTTTACCAGCAATCCAATTCTGACCCAGGCCGACTGTCTTGCACGCTGGGGTGGTAACACGAACCTGATCCAGGCTCAGAAcatttgtctgtccggtgatgGCGGTCGTTCCTCCTGCAACGGTGACTCTGGTGGCCCATTAACGGTTCAGGATAGCGGCAGCCTGCAGGTCGGTATTGTGTCGTTCGGATCCGACGCTGGATGCTCGGTCGGCATGCCCTCGGTATATGTCCGCGTTTCGCACTTCAGAGACTGGATTATCTCGAATTCCGATCTGTGA
- the LOC134208816 gene encoding uncharacterized protein LOC134208816, giving the protein MPSDGHCLFSALVCQFYHSDPGEAEHSNKVMELRRQVVEYIKNNMEDFRETLNDTASTLDHLNGYDVESKIEDFLTRLSESNEWGGAETISAAANIMRRRIDIYNENGEIITFNRSDTCRGVLRIAYRLGIDKRGRKGRALNRVHYDSVIQRVRPATESENSKGITNSSGNFAPPNSQIHNFQNIAGNNVSQIPNDLGIPSEEMPAEHNEKDKFVFMSWNVRGCADQAKRNDMDNMFKEHNYEIIALQETRIAECTLETSNYYWFNVNTNSTKNRIGGGTAILVKKSIMMENSFKKISDNACAIRVNIFGFNLIFISCYIRNDNNVGNQEFSLISRYLLSLPDQYKKNVIMAGDMNAHIGTHDYSESDKSIIGKNLFHQSITVSPDYVDQREEFIPIRSHFDDGNEFYENSTYQSVLRQYTTKRSQNG; this is encoded by the exons ATGCCTTCAGATGGACACTGCTTGTTCTCGGCATTAGTATGCCAGTTCTACCACTCGGACCCAGGTGAAGCTGAACATTCAAACAAAGTTATGGAGCTTCGAAGGCAAGTAGTGGAATACATAAAAAACAATATGGAAGACTTCCGGGAAACACTGAACGACACCGCAAGCACGTTGGACCACCTAAACGGCTATGatgtagaaagcaaaatagaAGACTTTCTAACCAGGCTGTCAGAAAGCAATGAATGGGGCGGAGCAGAAACGATCTCTGCGGCAGCTAACATCATGAGAAGAAGAATCGACATATATAATGAAAACGGAGAAATAATTACCTTCAACAGGAGCGACACTTGCAGAGGAGTGCTCAGAATAGCATATCGTCTGGGTATCGATAAAAGGGGAAGGAAAGGAAGGGCCCTAAACAGGGTACACTACGACAGTGTAATCCAAAGAGTAAGACCCGCAACCGAATCTGAAAATAGTAAAGGAATCACCAACAGCTCAGGAAACTTTGCACCACCGAATTCGCAAATTCATAACTTCCAAAACATTGCTGGAAACAATGTATCCCAAATACCAAATGATCTGGGAATCCCTTCTGAGGAAATGCCAGCAGAACACAACGAGAAAGATAAATTCGTATTTATGAGCTGGAACGTTAGAGGATGCGCTGACCAAGCAAAAAGAAACGATATGGATAACATGTTTAAGGAACATAACTACGAGATAATCGCACTACAGGAAACTCGAATCGCCGAATGCACTCTCGAAACGAGCAACTATTACTGGTTCAATGTAAACACCAATAGCACCAAAAACAGAATAGGAGGAGGTACAGCTATTTTGGTCAAAAAATCCATTATGATGGAAAACAGTTTCAAGAAAATCAGCGATAATGCGTGTGCGATAAGGGTAAACATATTCGGATTCAATCTAATATTCATATCATGCTACATAAGAAACGATAATAATGTCGGAAATCAAGAATTCAGTTTGATTTCCCGATACCTACTATCACTACCCGATCAGTACAAGAAAAATGTGATAATGGCTGGAGACATGAACGCCCACATTGGAACCCACGACTACTCTGAATCAGACAAATCAATAATCGGAAAGAATTTGTTCCACCAA TCAATCACAGTCAGTCCGGATTACGTGGACCAACGGGAGGAGTTCATCCCAATTAGATCACATTTTGATGACGGAAatgaattttatgaaaattccaCGTATCAGAGCGTTCTACGACAGTACACTACGAAGCGATCACAAAATGGTTGA
- the LOC134213978 gene encoding brachyurin-like: MKTLVLLIGVLAVVSAEWIEIDWSQVRPIEEFDHYWARLPAELQYLRQPVPGRRITNGQQATPGQFPYQIALLSTFAAGTGLCGGSVLTNNFILTAAHCVQNASGGTAIMGAHNRVLTEATQQRIAFSAAGINIHPGYTLTNIRNDIATVRLNSAITFNDRVVPARLPVAGDSRTFGGWTGTVSGFGRTSDASTATSAVVMFTTNPILTQADCLARWGGNTNLIQAQNICLSGDGGRSSCNGDSGGPLTAQDSGSLQVGIVSFGSDAGCSVGMPSVYVRVSHFRDWIISNSDL, encoded by the coding sequence atgaaaactTTGGTGCTATTAATTGGTGTGCTGGCCGTAGTCAGTGCCGAGTGGATCGAAATCGATTGGTCCCAGGTGCGTCCAATTGAGGAATTCGATCACTATTGGGCCCGTCTGCCAGCCGAACTGCAATACTTGCGGCAACCAGTTCCGGGACGCCGCATCACCAACGGACAACAAGCTACCCCTGGACAGTTCCCGTATCAGATTGCTCTGCTCAGCACCTTTGCCGCTGGAACTGGTTTGTGTGGTGGGTCCGTTTTGACCAACAATTTTATCCTGACTGCTGCCCATTGCGTCCAGAATGCTTCAGGAGGAACCGCCATCATGGGAGCGCATAATCGCGTTCTGACCGAAGCTACTCAACAACGCATCGCTTTTTCTGCGGCTGGAATCAACATTCATCCGGGATATACATTGACCAACATTCGTAATGATATCGCCACTGTTCGCCTGAACAGTGCCATCACCTTTAACGACCGTGTAGTCCCGGCTCGCTTACCTGTTGCGGGCGACAGTCGCACCTTTGGCGGTTGGACCGGCACCGTATCTGGATTTGGACGCACTTCCGATGCCAGCACTGCAACGTCCGCTGTAGTTATGTTCACCACCAATCCAATTCTGACACAGGCCGACTGTCTTGCACGCTGGGGTGGTAACACGAACCTGATCCAGGCTCAGAAcatttgtctgtccggtgatgGCGGTCGTTCCTCCTGCAACGGTGACTCTGGTGGTCCATTAACGGCACAGGATAGCGGCAGTCTGCAGGTCGGTATTGTGTCGTTCGGATCCGACGCTGGATGCTCGGTCGGCATGCCCTCGGTATATGTCCGCGTTTCGCACTTCAGAGATTGGATTATCTCTAATTCCGATTTGTAA